Below is a window of Leisingera sp. S132 DNA.
AACAGGCAGGCGCCGGTAAATGCGCCCGCCCCGGGTGCCGGCGGCCTCTGCCGCAGGCCCGTGCGCTCAGCGCCGACCGCGCGCCATGAAGGCCAGGCGTTCAAACAGATGCACGTCCTGCTCGTTCTTCAGCAGCGCCCCGTGCAGCTTCGGCAGCGCATCGGCGCCGTTGCGCGCAATGTCCTCCGGGCTCAGATCTTCGGCCAGCAACAGCTTCAGCCAGTCGATCACCTCCGAGGTGGAGGGCTTCTTCTTCAAGCCTTGCGTCTCGCGGATCTCGTAGAACTGGGTCAGCGCGGCGGTCAGCAGTGCCTCTTTGATGCCGGGGTGATGCACCGCGACGATCTTCTTCATCGTCTCCGCATCCGGAAAGCGGATGTAGTGGAAGAAACAGCGGCGCAGGAAGGCGTCCGGCAGCTCTTTTTCGTTGTTGGAGGTAATGATCATGATCGGGCGGTGTCTCGCCTTGATTGTCTCGCCGGTCTCGTAGACGTGGAATTCCATCTTATCGAGCTCCTGCAGGAGGTCGTTGGGGAACTCGATGTCGGCCTTGTCGATCTCGTCGATCAGCAACACGACTTTCTCGTCCGCCTCAAAAGCCTCCCACAGCTTGCCCTTGCGGATGTAGTTCTTCACGTCGTGCACGCGCTCTTCGCCCAGCTGG
It encodes the following:
- a CDS encoding MoxR family ATPase; protein product: MRFQGTKEYVATEDLKVAVNAAVTLERPLLVKGEPGTGKTELAKQVAEALGLRMIEWNVKSTTRAQQGLYEYDAVSRLRDSQLGEERVHDVKNYIRKGKLWEAFEADEKVVLLIDEIDKADIEFPNDLLQELDKMEFHVYETGETIKARHRPIMIITSNNEKELPDAFLRRCFFHYIRFPDAETMKKIVAVHHPGIKEALLTAALTQFYEIRETQGLKKKPSTSEVIDWLKLLLAEDLSPEDIARNGADALPKLHGALLKNEQDVHLFERLAFMARGRR